The Parambassis ranga chromosome 19, fParRan2.1, whole genome shotgun sequence genome contains a region encoding:
- the asb15a gene encoding ankyrin repeat and SOCS box protein 15 isoform X4 — protein sequence MCRRCRSSAIPQQPSPRRTSAAGILCTGRQSNLWSPSWRWCCMVASFRLTLEEKTVEGETFLTLAVKAGLVTNVKMLLDHGASPHTTSSRNESPLLLAVRAGSLPMVSSLIAAGARVEQVCLKKWTAMHEASRAGCAAVMELLLQNGGQVRETDQHGVTPLGIAAEYSHPEVLELLIKHGADVNAQAPNGDSVLYDAAGSGNPDCIDILLQHGANPNIHNLSSQLPIHRAAYEGHYLALRILIPITTRRALRLSGQSPVHSAADGGHAHCLELLLQKSFDVNTLLSDHISENYGDMRRSPLYFTVSNGDATCTELLLKSGAKPDLDPLRCLLVAVRSGRYEIVKLLLAAGADVNCSFTVVNDTVFPTALQYCLKDEVMMRLLLNNGYDAEKCFCCNHDDDWDELSESECSQEEKVAFCDFVSVSWMVNLVGGVVSILLDYVGQVSLCGKLMKLLEKHKEWPHIHGTTGNPRSLSHLSRLEIRKHLSCSALRSMQLPNRLKDYLLFKENDLYTKIICRED from the exons CGTCTTTCAGACTTACTCTGGAGGAGAAGACCGTGGAAGGTGAGACTTTCCTAACGTTAGCAGTGAAAGCCGGTTTGGTGACAAATGTCAAGATGCTGCTGGACCACGGAGCTTCTCCTCACACTACCAGCAGCAGGAATGAATCTCCTCTGCTTTTAG CTGTCAGAGCCGGGTCGCTTCCGATGGTTTCCAGTCTGATTGCTGCGGGTGCTCGGGTGGAGCAGGTGTGTCTGAAGAAGTGGACGGCCATGCACGAGGCCTCCAGAGCCGGCTGCGCTGCCGTCATGGAGCTCTTGCTGCAGAACGGAGGTCAGGTTAGGGAGACGGACCAGCATGGAGTGACTCCTCTGGGCATCGCTGCGGAGTACAGCCACCCTGAAGTCCTGGAGCTCCTCATCAAACATG GTGCTGATGTGAACGCTCAGGCACCCAATGGCGACAGCGTGCTGTACGATGCAGCAGGTTCGGGGAATCCAGACTGTATCGACATTCTGCTGCAGCACGGTGCGAATCCTAACATCCACAACCTGAGCTCCCAGCTGCCCATCCACCGAGCGGCATACGAAGGACACTACCT AGCTTTGAGGATTTTGATCCCGATCACCACTCGACGAGCGCTGCGCCTGTCCGGCCAAAGTCCCGTGCACTCTGCTGCAGACGGAGGCCACGCCCACTGCCTGGAACTGCTGCTTCAAAAAAGCTTTGACGTCAACACGCTGCTGTCAGATCACATCTCTGAGAACTACGGAGACATGCGGAGGAGCCCGCTCTACTTCACTGTCTCCAACGGAGACGCCACatgcactgagctgctgctgaagtcaGGGGCCAAACCAGACCTGGACCCGCTGCGCTGCCTCCTGGTGGCGGTCAGGTCTGGACGTTATGAGattgtgaagctgctgctggcggCCGGAGCGGACGTGAACTGCAGCTTCACAGTGGTGAATGACACAGTGTTTCCCACGGCGCTGCAGTACTGCCTGAAGGACGAGGTGATGATGAGGCTGCTGCTCAACAATGGCTACGATGCAGAGAAGTGTTTCTGTTGTAACCATGATGACGACTGGGATGAGCTGAGTGAGTCCGAATGCTCACAGGAGGAAAAAGTTGCT TTTTGCGACTTTGTCAGTGTCTCCTGGATGGTTAACCTGGTGGGCGGAGTCGTGTCGATCCTCCTCGACTACGTCGGTCAGGTTTCTCTCTGTGggaaactgatgaagctgctggagaAACACAAGGAGTGGCCTCACATCCACGGGACCACTG GTAACCCTCGCTCGCTGTCTCACCTGAGCAGACTGGAGATCAGGAAGCACCTGAGCTGCAGCGCTCTGAGGTCCATGCAGCTTCCCAACAGGCTGAAGGACTACCTGCTGTTCAAGGAGAACGACCTGTACACCAAAATAATCTGCAGGGAGGACTGA